The following proteins are co-located in the Styela clava chromosome 15, kaStyClav1.hap1.2, whole genome shotgun sequence genome:
- the LOC144432362 gene encoding protein unc-45 homolog B-like has protein sequence MTCLSENIEVAVRGCVIVHNVVATCKKSAEQIAESNILEILIVHSKSEDENKKKLKEIALKALKNN, from the exons ATGACTTGTTTGagtgaaaatattgaagttgCTGTTCGAGGTTGCGTCATTGTACACAATGTAGTGGCCACATGCAAAAAATCTGCCGAACAAATCGCTGAGAG CAATATACTTGAAATCTTGATCGTACACTCAAAGTCAGAGGATGAAAAtaagaagaaattgaaagaaattgcACTGAAAGCACTGAAAAACAACTAG
- the LOC144411851 gene encoding protein unc-45 homolog A-like, with protein sequence MNLPAERNRRENMTTAENEIYPFLTLLAVEKEGTTKGKSLAAQAIAKLIITQNPVIAFPGQRSLECVKALKELMHPECAGIQNFEAFMALTNLSAIDETHRRRIVHAKMTYDIETYMLEEHEMIRRAATETMCNMCMSPDFQEMMARGGGGGARSFKNFSFASC encoded by the exons ATGAATTTACCCGCAGAACGCAATAGGAGGGAAAATATGACTACAGCTGAGAATGAAATATATCCATTTCTGACCCTTCTGGCTGTTGAAAAG GAAGGCACAACTAAAGGCAAAAGTCTTGCGGCACAAGCTATTGCTAAACTTATTATCACTCAGAATCCTGTAATAGCTTTCCCAGGACAACGG tctCTCGAATGTGTGAAAGCATTGAAAGAGTTGATGCATCCAGAATGTGCCGGAAtccaaaattttgaagcattcaTGGCCTTGACAAACTTATCTGCGATAGATGAAACACATAG GCGCCGTATTGTTCATGCAAAAATGACGTACGATATTGAAACATACATGTTAGAAGAACACGAGATGATCAGAAGAGCCGCAACAGAGACGATGTGCAACATGTGCATGAGCCCTGAt tttcaagAAATGATggcaaggggggggggggggggggcacgatcgtttaaaaattttagttttgcTTCTTGCTGA